A part of Candidatus Electrothrix aestuarii genomic DNA contains:
- a CDS encoding DOMON domain-containing protein, giving the protein MKGSKFGGVLVAVLYVFMSCGLVFAEGYDHETKVDNISFAWKIDGESLQVKLSAKTESWVGIGFNPSSKMKGAGFVLGYVKGDKVKVSDEYGDGENSHKPDTKLGGTDNVTIIGGSEKDGMTTIEFSIPLQSGEETDAIIQPDGETTVLLAYGEGRDSFKMKHKFRTAIKVNLKTGEVK; this is encoded by the coding sequence ATGAAAGGAAGTAAGTTCGGTGGTGTACTTGTTGCTGTGCTGTACGTTTTCATGAGCTGTGGTTTGGTCTTTGCCGAAGGCTATGATCATGAAACAAAGGTCGACAACATAAGCTTTGCCTGGAAGATTGATGGGGAAAGCTTACAGGTCAAGCTCTCAGCAAAAACGGAGAGCTGGGTAGGGATCGGTTTTAACCCCTCCTCCAAAATGAAAGGAGCCGGTTTTGTCCTTGGTTATGTGAAAGGTGATAAGGTCAAGGTATCTGATGAATACGGCGATGGTGAAAACAGCCATAAGCCGGACACCAAACTCGGTGGGACTGATAACGTGACCATCATCGGCGGATCTGAAAAGGACGGTATGACCACAATAGAATTCTCCATCCCACTGCAATCCGGTGAGGAGACAGATGCTATCATTCAGCCGGACGGTGAAACAACTGTTCTCCTGGCCTATGGCGAGGGGAGGGATAGTTTTAAAATGAAACATAAATTTCGTACTGCTATCAAAGTCAATCTCAAAACAGGCGAAGTGAAATAA
- the lysA gene encoding diaminopimelate decarboxylase produces MNHFTYKNGALCCEDKPIQDIAKEIGTPFYLYSTATLQRHFDAFDSGFDGMKHQTCFAVKACSNLSILNLFAKMGGGADIVSGGELFRALKAGIDPQKIIYSGVGKTRTEIREALEADILMFNVESPQELDRIQDVASKMSIKARIAFRINPDVDPKTHAYISTGLAKNKFGIPVDEALAEYLRARDMENIEIVGVSCHIGSQLTQIDPFIEALHKVKNFVERLNEEGIHIQYLDLGGGVGITYDDEQPPHPVDYAAAIKAELENMDCTLILEPGRVITGNAGMLVTEVQYTKVNTGGEKDKRFLITDVGMNDLARPSLYKAFHEILPVQEPAEDAQKHEVDVVGPICETGDFMAKDRMMPDVQPGELLAVMSCGAYGFSMSSTYNSRPKVAEVLVDGDQFRVIRQRESYEDLVRGEALNSLP; encoded by the coding sequence ATGAATCATTTTACCTATAAAAACGGCGCACTCTGCTGCGAGGACAAACCTATACAGGATATCGCCAAGGAAATCGGCACCCCCTTTTATCTCTACAGCACCGCGACTCTCCAGCGCCATTTTGATGCCTTTGATTCGGGTTTTGACGGGATGAAACACCAGACCTGTTTTGCGGTCAAGGCCTGCTCCAACCTCTCCATCCTCAATCTTTTTGCCAAGATGGGCGGAGGAGCTGACATCGTCTCCGGCGGCGAGCTTTTCCGGGCTCTAAAGGCCGGTATTGATCCCCAAAAAATCATCTACTCCGGTGTGGGTAAAACCCGAACAGAGATCCGCGAAGCCCTGGAAGCGGATATCCTGATGTTCAATGTGGAATCTCCCCAGGAACTGGATCGCATCCAGGATGTCGCATCGAAGATGAGCATCAAGGCCCGGATCGCCTTCCGCATCAACCCGGATGTTGACCCCAAAACCCACGCCTACATCTCCACCGGTCTGGCGAAAAACAAATTTGGTATTCCTGTGGACGAGGCCTTGGCTGAATATCTGCGCGCCAGAGACATGGAAAATATCGAGATCGTCGGCGTGAGCTGTCACATCGGCTCTCAATTAACTCAGATTGATCCCTTTATTGAGGCCCTGCACAAGGTGAAGAATTTTGTTGAGCGCCTGAATGAGGAAGGGATCCACATTCAGTACCTGGATCTGGGTGGCGGTGTTGGTATTACCTATGATGACGAGCAGCCTCCCCACCCGGTGGATTATGCAGCGGCTATCAAGGCTGAGCTGGAGAATATGGACTGCACCCTGATCCTTGAACCGGGCCGGGTTATCACCGGTAATGCTGGCATGTTGGTCACCGAGGTTCAATACACCAAGGTCAACACCGGCGGAGAAAAGGACAAACGATTCCTGATTACGGATGTCGGGATGAACGATCTTGCCCGCCCTTCCCTGTACAAAGCCTTTCATGAAATTCTCCCAGTGCAAGAGCCTGCTGAAGATGCACAAAAGCATGAAGTTGATGTAGTCGGCCCCATCTGCGAGACCGGTGACTTCATGGCCAAAGACCGGATGATGCCTGATGTACAACCCGGCGAGCTGCTGGCGGTTATGAGCTGCGGGGCCTATGGATTTTCCATGTCCTCAACCTATAACTCCCGACCCAAGGTGGCTGAGGTACTGGTTGATGGTGATCAGTTCCGGGTTATCAGGCAGCGGGAGAGTTATGAGGATTTGGTGCGGGGGGAGGCATTGAATTCCTTGCCCTGA
- a CDS encoding argininosuccinate synthase, producing MSVNKIVLAYSGGLDTSVILKWLAEEYECPIIAYSADVGQKENWDAVREKGMATGAEKVIISDLREEFVRDYIFPAFRANAIYEGSYLLGTSLARPIIAKEQVRIAEQEGANAVSHGATGKGNDQVRFELGYLALNPKLQIIAPWRIWDLNSRKKLVAFAQEHNIPIPTTKKNPYSSDENLLHISFEGGILEDPWNEPEEDMFKLSVSPENAPDKPTYIEMDFEQGNPVAINGERLGPVELFTELNLLGGENGIGRLDMVENRFVGMKSRGVYETPGGTILREAHRDLETITLDREVLRIRDSLIPEYAKLIYNGFWFSPEMEILQKTMDESQKTVNGTVRLKLYKGNCIPVGRKSDNSLYSEAHATFEEDAVYDQADAGGFIRLNSLRLQIQALNRK from the coding sequence ATGAGTGTAAATAAAATAGTACTCGCCTACTCCGGCGGATTAGACACCTCAGTTATCCTGAAATGGCTTGCTGAAGAATACGAATGCCCTATTATTGCCTATTCTGCTGATGTCGGTCAGAAGGAAAATTGGGATGCTGTACGGGAAAAAGGCATGGCCACTGGTGCAGAAAAGGTGATCATTTCTGATCTGCGCGAGGAGTTTGTACGCGATTACATTTTCCCTGCCTTTCGTGCCAATGCCATCTACGAAGGCTCCTACCTTCTCGGCACCTCACTGGCCCGTCCCATCATTGCCAAAGAGCAGGTCCGCATCGCGGAACAGGAAGGTGCAAACGCTGTCAGTCATGGTGCCACTGGCAAGGGAAATGATCAAGTCCGTTTTGAATTAGGATATCTTGCTCTCAACCCAAAACTACAAATTATCGCACCTTGGCGGATCTGGGATCTCAACTCCCGAAAGAAACTGGTTGCTTTTGCCCAGGAACATAATATTCCCATTCCCACCACCAAAAAGAACCCCTACAGCTCGGATGAGAATCTGCTCCATATCAGCTTTGAAGGAGGCATCCTGGAAGATCCTTGGAATGAGCCGGAAGAGGATATGTTCAAGCTCTCTGTCTCACCGGAAAATGCCCCGGATAAACCAACCTATATTGAAATGGACTTTGAGCAAGGCAATCCTGTTGCCATCAACGGTGAGCGTTTAGGACCGGTAGAACTATTCACCGAGCTCAACCTCCTGGGAGGCGAAAACGGCATCGGTCGTTTGGATATGGTGGAGAACCGCTTCGTGGGCATGAAATCACGCGGTGTCTACGAGACACCGGGCGGCACCATCCTCCGGGAAGCCCACCGGGATCTGGAGACCATCACCCTGGATCGCGAGGTCCTGCGCATCCGCGATAGCCTGATACCGGAGTACGCCAAGCTGATCTATAACGGATTCTGGTTCTCCCCGGAAATGGAGATCCTGCAAAAGACTATGGATGAAAGCCAGAAAACCGTGAACGGTACGGTTCGCCTGAAACTTTACAAGGGCAATTGCATCCCGGTGGGACGTAAATCCGACAACTCCCTGTACTCTGAAGCTCACGCCACCTTTGAAGAGGATGCGGTCTATGATCAGGCTGATGCTGGTGGTTTTATCCGTCTGAATTCCCTGCGTCTCCAGATTCAGGCCTTGAATCGAAAATAA
- the argF gene encoding ornithine carbamoyltransferase, with protein sequence MNTHLLSLQDFTLPQLQSFLDRAAVLKKERQDGLRHQQLAGRKICMLFEKPSTRTRVSFEAAMYEMGGQVIFMSSKESQLGRGEPLKDTARVLARYVDAIVVRTYGQEVVEELAHFSAIPVINALTDLHHPCQILSDIMTVIEQKGYPSDLKVVWLGDGNNMANSWIQAASVLGFSLTLACPEGYDPDPTILKVAQQRAEKPITLLRDPVEAIQGADVVNVDVWASMGQEDEAEKRLEVFQPYQLNKALLQHAAPDAIVLHCLPAHRDEEITEDVLEGSQCVAFDQAENKMHMHKAILEYIINGMV encoded by the coding sequence ATGAATACCCACTTACTCTCGCTCCAGGATTTCACCCTACCCCAGCTACAGTCCTTTCTTGACCGGGCTGCAGTGCTGAAAAAAGAAAGACAAGACGGTCTGCGGCATCAGCAGCTTGCCGGAAGAAAAATTTGCATGCTGTTTGAAAAGCCCTCAACCAGAACCAGGGTATCCTTTGAAGCAGCCATGTACGAAATGGGTGGTCAAGTTATCTTTATGTCGAGCAAAGAAAGCCAGTTAGGACGAGGCGAACCGCTCAAGGATACAGCCAGAGTCCTGGCCCGTTATGTCGATGCCATCGTGGTGCGCACCTATGGCCAAGAGGTTGTGGAAGAGCTGGCCCATTTCTCAGCGATTCCGGTAATCAATGCCCTGACTGACCTTCATCACCCCTGCCAGATTCTCAGCGATATCATGACGGTGATTGAACAGAAAGGGTATCCCAGCGACTTAAAAGTTGTCTGGCTCGGAGATGGCAATAATATGGCGAACTCGTGGATTCAGGCAGCCTCAGTACTCGGTTTTTCTTTGACCCTTGCCTGCCCGGAAGGGTATGATCCAGATCCAACCATCCTGAAGGTAGCGCAACAGCGGGCAGAAAAGCCCATTACCCTGTTGCGGGATCCTGTAGAGGCAATACAAGGAGCGGATGTGGTAAATGTTGATGTCTGGGCCTCTATGGGGCAGGAAGACGAGGCGGAAAAACGACTTGAGGTTTTCCAACCCTATCAACTCAACAAGGCCCTGCTCCAGCATGCAGCACCTGACGCCATTGTTCTTCACTGCCTCCCCGCCCATCGGGATGAAGAAATTACCGAGGACGTCCTGGAGGGCTCGCAATGCGTTGCCTTTGATCAGGCAGAAAACAAGATGCACATGCACAAGGCAATCCTGGAGTACATCATCAATGGGATGGTGTGA
- a CDS encoding HU family DNA-binding protein yields the protein MNKSELIEALAEKIELPVRETAAITKTIIDAMSNALVEGDSIEIRGFGSFTVKQYGAYTGRNPKSGEKINVAPKKLPFFKVGKDLRERVDSEARSQDEEK from the coding sequence ATGAATAAATCGGAACTTATAGAGGCATTAGCCGAGAAAATCGAGCTGCCCGTACGCGAAACTGCTGCTATCACCAAGACCATCATTGATGCAATGAGCAATGCCTTGGTTGAGGGCGATTCCATTGAAATCCGTGGATTCGGAAGTTTTACAGTCAAGCAGTACGGTGCCTATACAGGCCGCAACCCGAAATCAGGAGAAAAAATTAACGTTGCTCCGAAAAAGCTCCCCTTCTTCAAGGTGGGCAAAGATCTGAGAGAACGGGTGGATTCTGAAGCAAGAAGCCAGGACGAAGAAAAATAA
- a CDS encoding UbiD family decarboxylase has product MESIYNLRQYLDILRRENELLVIDTEVDPYLEIAEIHRRVIARSGPALLFTQVKGSSFPVVTNLFGTNRRLELAFGTKPMDFVADLVRLTEQAMPPSLATVKQAAPLALQALKIGLKNVKPGAAPILETLQQPARMTELPMLTSWHSDGGAFVTLPLVYTEHPDGHGHNLGMYRIHRYDDTTTGIHWQIHKGGGYHYCAAEQQNQSLPMTLFIGGPPALMLSAIAPLPEDIPELMLASLLQGKKLNMVKDPLGGHRLVAETEFAIKGLVPPKLRQPEGPFGDHYGYNSLAHDYPVFQTTHLYHRKDAIYPATVVGRPKQEDYFIGDFLQDLLSPLFPLVMKGVQQLKTFGEAGFHCLAAARVSNRYPREAFAAGLRVLGEGQLSLTKFLIVTDGSLDVADFGALWVHVLERIQWDRDLFVFANVSQDTLDYTGPSVNKGSKAMMMGLGEKQRDLPKEFSGSLPPGCSRPKAFLPGTLVVQGASYESSPELGPQLASWDGVTDWPVILLVDSTAEATESMQEFVWTFFTRFEPAADIHGRQQQVKRFHVGLTPPIVFDCRMKPWYTEVLEVDQATKELVDSKYASMIPAQFR; this is encoded by the coding sequence ATGGAATCAATATATAATCTTCGCCAATACCTTGATATTCTCCGCCGAGAAAATGAGCTCCTCGTTATCGACACCGAGGTTGATCCTTACCTTGAAATAGCGGAAATTCACCGCCGAGTTATCGCGCGCAGCGGACCTGCCCTGCTCTTCACCCAGGTCAAGGGGTCTTCCTTCCCTGTGGTCACCAACCTTTTTGGCACCAACCGTCGGCTGGAACTGGCCTTTGGCACGAAACCAATGGACTTTGTTGCAGATCTGGTCCGGCTGACCGAGCAAGCCATGCCGCCAAGTCTTGCCACAGTCAAGCAGGCTGCGCCACTGGCTCTCCAGGCCCTGAAGATCGGCTTAAAAAACGTCAAACCAGGAGCTGCACCCATTCTGGAAACCCTCCAGCAACCAGCCCGGATGACAGAGCTGCCCATGCTCACCTCCTGGCATTCCGATGGGGGGGCTTTTGTTACCCTGCCCCTGGTTTATACCGAGCATCCAGACGGGCACGGCCATAACTTAGGGATGTACCGCATCCACCGATACGACGACACCACGACGGGCATCCACTGGCAAATCCACAAGGGTGGAGGCTATCATTACTGCGCAGCAGAGCAACAAAACCAGTCCTTACCCATGACCCTGTTCATCGGTGGTCCACCCGCCCTGATGCTCTCTGCCATTGCTCCTTTGCCGGAAGATATTCCCGAATTGATGCTGGCCTCTCTGCTTCAGGGAAAAAAACTCAACATGGTCAAAGACCCTCTGGGCGGACATCGCTTGGTTGCAGAAACTGAATTTGCCATCAAAGGCCTTGTTCCGCCCAAACTCAGGCAGCCCGAAGGCCCCTTTGGTGATCATTATGGGTATAACTCTCTGGCCCACGATTACCCGGTCTTCCAGACCACCCATTTGTATCACCGCAAGGATGCCATTTACCCGGCCACCGTGGTCGGTCGTCCCAAGCAGGAAGATTATTTTATCGGCGATTTCCTTCAGGATCTCCTCTCCCCGCTCTTTCCTCTGGTCATGAAAGGGGTACAACAGCTGAAGACCTTTGGGGAAGCAGGATTCCATTGCCTGGCAGCAGCACGGGTCAGTAACCGCTATCCCCGCGAGGCCTTTGCCGCAGGCTTGCGTGTCCTCGGAGAGGGGCAGCTCTCCCTGACCAAATTCCTCATCGTCACCGACGGTAGCCTGGACGTGGCAGATTTTGGCGCATTATGGGTTCATGTTCTGGAGCGCATCCAATGGGACAGGGATCTCTTTGTCTTTGCTAATGTTTCCCAAGACACCTTGGACTACACCGGTCCCTCAGTCAATAAGGGGTCTAAGGCCATGATGATGGGTTTAGGTGAAAAACAGCGTGATTTACCCAAGGAGTTCAGCGGCAGCCTGCCTCCAGGGTGTAGTCGCCCCAAGGCCTTTTTACCTGGCACGCTGGTTGTTCAGGGTGCCAGCTATGAAAGCAGCCCTGAGCTGGGACCACAGCTTGCCAGCTGGGACGGTGTTACTGATTGGCCGGTCATTCTGCTGGTGGACTCCACGGCAGAGGCAACAGAAAGTATGCAGGAATTTGTCTGGACCTTTTTCACCCGTTTTGAGCCTGCGGCGGATATTCATGGCAGACAGCAACAGGTTAAACGCTTCCATGTTGGCCTGACCCCGCCCATAGTCTTTGATTGCCGAATGAAACCCTGGTACACCGAGGTACTGGAGGTCGATCAGGCCACCAAGGAGCTTGTCGACAGTAAGTATGCTTCGATGATTCCAGCGCAGTTCAGGTAA
- a CDS encoding fibronectin type III domain-containing protein, which yields MKMRVMKRGTLVCGLLSGLLLSGLSGCGYKNDPVAPQALVPVPIHDLRYELTEKGAVLHWSYPTRTVGGEDLTEIDSFMLYRAEVPIASYCDTCPIPFGNPIKVDGGQIPEREGKRAASYDIGFLRPGHKYFFKVLSRTGWLTPSADSNQVSFSWETPPAVPQNLVAESGDSMVSLHWQPVYSYRDGSQITDEAVQYQVSRREGKGSFQNIGQLQAESEFVDSEVTGGHEYTYRVQALSSYDGDMVAGDFSEPVEVEIVDLIAPATPENVSTVRTASTVKVFWDQGEEPDLAGYRIYRRLGNEDDPTMIGEVKVPYNIYEDTEAPDENMYVYYSVSSFDKSDPPNESERSAEVEAE from the coding sequence ATGAAGATGCGTGTTATGAAGCGAGGTACTCTTGTATGCGGCTTGCTGAGCGGCCTGTTGCTGAGCGGTCTGAGCGGCTGCGGCTACAAAAACGATCCAGTGGCACCGCAGGCCTTGGTTCCTGTCCCTATCCATGATCTGCGCTATGAGCTGACCGAGAAGGGAGCTGTCCTGCATTGGAGCTACCCCACCCGGACCGTAGGTGGCGAGGACCTGACAGAAATTGACTCCTTTATGCTCTATCGGGCAGAGGTTCCGATAGCTTCCTACTGCGACACCTGTCCCATCCCCTTTGGCAATCCAATCAAGGTAGATGGTGGTCAAATCCCCGAACGGGAGGGAAAAAGGGCAGCCAGTTATGACATAGGTTTTCTTCGACCGGGCCATAAGTATTTCTTTAAGGTACTGAGCCGGACCGGCTGGCTCACCCCGTCTGCTGATTCTAATCAGGTCAGTTTCTCCTGGGAGACACCGCCTGCGGTTCCCCAGAATCTGGTAGCTGAGAGCGGTGATAGCATGGTTTCCCTTCACTGGCAGCCAGTTTATAGCTATCGAGACGGTAGCCAGATAACAGATGAAGCAGTTCAATACCAGGTCTCCCGCCGTGAGGGCAAGGGCTCCTTCCAGAATATAGGTCAGCTCCAGGCCGAGTCGGAATTCGTGGATAGTGAGGTTACTGGAGGCCATGAATACACCTACCGCGTCCAGGCCCTGAGCTCCTACGATGGGGATATGGTCGCCGGAGATTTCAGTGAACCTGTTGAGGTTGAAATAGTGGACCTGATTGCTCCGGCAACACCGGAAAACGTCTCCACTGTCCGCACAGCCAGTACGGTCAAGGTTTTTTGGGATCAGGGCGAAGAGCCTGACTTGGCTGGCTATCGAATTTACCGCCGTCTGGGGAATGAGGACGACCCCACCATGATCGGCGAAGTCAAGGTGCCGTATAATATCTATGAGGACACTGAGGCCCCAGACGAGAACATGTACGTGTATTACTCAGTCAGCAGCTTTGACAAGAGCGATCCACCCAATGAGAGCGAACGCTCCGCTGAGGTAGAGGCGGAGTAG
- the argH gene encoding argininosuccinate lyase, producing MTTDTTTQTETSGKLWGGRFAEQTAASVEAFTESISYDWRLYRHDIMGSKAHARMLAKQGLISDEERDAIIAGLSEIEQEISEGRFTFREELEDIHMNIEKALTDKIGAAGEKLHTARSRNDQVALDIRLYLRDEGGTLDQLLTEVQKGFTRLARINLGAVMPGYTHLQRAQPVLLSHHLLAYMEMFGRDRERIADCMKRINIMPLGSAALAGTGLPIDREFVAQELGFPAVTANSMDTTADRDFAMELLFCLTTIQLHLSRMAEEFVLWASKEFDFIRIGDKYCTGSSIMPQKKNPDIPELIRGKAGRVTGSLVSLLMTVKGLPLTYNRDLQEDKEPLFDALDTVKASLSITAELLANSSFDTERMKAATYGGFMTATDIADYLVRKYMPFRQAHGVVGRIVALCQERDIELIELRLDELQEFSDLIEEDIFDVLSVEGSVNSRVSIGGTSQLRVAEALERAEQQLGIV from the coding sequence ATGACAACAGATACTACTACGCAGACAGAAACCTCCGGCAAACTCTGGGGTGGTCGCTTCGCTGAACAGACCGCTGCCTCGGTGGAAGCCTTTACCGAATCCATCTCCTATGACTGGCGGCTGTACCGGCACGACATCATGGGTTCCAAGGCCCATGCCCGCATGTTGGCCAAGCAGGGCCTGATCAGCGATGAAGAACGGGACGCCATCATTGCAGGCCTGAGCGAGATTGAGCAAGAAATCTCCGAGGGTCGCTTCACCTTTCGGGAGGAGTTGGAAGATATTCACATGAATATCGAAAAGGCCCTGACCGATAAAATCGGTGCTGCCGGAGAAAAGCTGCACACGGCCCGCAGCCGCAACGATCAGGTGGCTCTGGATATTCGACTCTACCTCCGCGACGAAGGGGGAACGTTGGATCAGCTCTTAACCGAAGTACAGAAAGGCTTCACCCGCCTGGCCCGCATCAATCTCGGCGCGGTGATGCCCGGCTATACTCATCTCCAACGGGCCCAACCGGTCCTGCTTTCCCATCATCTCCTGGCCTATATGGAGATGTTCGGGCGGGATCGGGAGCGGATAGCCGATTGCATGAAACGGATCAATATCATGCCTCTGGGATCCGCAGCTCTTGCTGGCACTGGCCTGCCCATTGACCGCGAATTTGTCGCCCAAGAACTGGGGTTCCCGGCAGTCACCGCCAATTCTATGGACACCACGGCAGATCGCGATTTTGCGATGGAGCTGCTTTTCTGCCTGACCACTATTCAGCTCCACCTGAGCAGAATGGCTGAAGAGTTTGTCCTCTGGGCCTCCAAGGAGTTTGATTTTATCCGTATTGGCGATAAGTACTGTACCGGCTCCTCCATCATGCCGCAAAAGAAAAACCCGGATATCCCGGAGCTGATCCGGGGCAAGGCAGGTCGGGTGACCGGATCGCTGGTCTCTCTGCTGATGACGGTCAAGGGGCTGCCGCTCACCTATAACCGGGATTTGCAGGAAGACAAGGAACCGCTTTTTGATGCGCTGGACACGGTCAAGGCCAGCCTGTCTATCACCGCCGAGCTGCTGGCGAACAGCTCCTTTGATACAGAACGGATGAAAGCGGCAACCTATGGCGGCTTCATGACTGCCACCGATATTGCCGATTATCTGGTCAGGAAATACATGCCCTTTCGCCAGGCGCACGGGGTGGTGGGACGCATTGTCGCCCTATGCCAGGAACGTGACATTGAACTGATTGAACTCCGCCTGGATGAGCTGCAAGAGTTTTCTGATTTGATAGAGGAAGATATTTTTGATGTCCTTTCCGTGGAAGGCTCGGTCAACAGCCGGGTTTCCATAGGCGGCACCTCGCAATTACGGGTTGCCGAGGCCTTGGAACGTGCGGAACAACAACTGGGGATAGTATAA
- the rimO gene encoding 30S ribosomal protein S12 methylthiotransferase RimO, producing MIEQKKMHLTSLGCAKNLVDSEMMLGSLELEGYTTVEDPAEAELLLINTCGFIRPAVEEAVDEILRLAEYKEDDPRKKLVVTGCMVQRYGKDLQDELPEVDFFVGIDEEKDIASLVNAWSPGSASLYLEGPSCFLADNKVPRRLATPFFRSYLKVTEGCDNHCTYCMIPKIRGDLRSRTVQDLLVEAQALEQGGVKELCLIAQDLTAYGYDLGTGDNLVALLKQLLAETNISWLRLLYLYPSSVSVELLELMAEQPRIVPYLDIPFQHVSDSVLQKMGRRYGQQDLEQLVSMIRRIVPNCALRTTMMVGFPGETEEDVQIMLDCLQRWQLDHVGVFPYEAEQGSPAAELQDKIERKVREERYVRVMELQAEISTQRLEQYVGKKELVLVEGISRETDLLLEGRTRYQAPDIDGCVFINDGTASPGDIVTVEITEAHTYDLVGGIIS from the coding sequence ATGATAGAACAGAAGAAGATGCACCTGACAAGTCTCGGTTGTGCAAAAAATTTGGTCGATTCCGAGATGATGCTCGGTTCGCTTGAGCTGGAAGGGTATACCACTGTTGAAGATCCGGCTGAGGCGGAGTTGCTTCTCATTAATACCTGCGGTTTTATTCGTCCGGCTGTAGAAGAGGCGGTGGATGAAATCCTTCGCCTTGCGGAATATAAGGAGGATGACCCGAGGAAAAAATTGGTTGTCACCGGCTGCATGGTTCAGCGCTACGGTAAGGACTTGCAGGACGAGCTTCCTGAAGTAGACTTTTTTGTCGGCATTGATGAAGAGAAGGATATCGCCTCTCTGGTGAATGCCTGGTCTCCGGGCAGTGCCTCACTGTATCTTGAGGGACCTTCCTGTTTTCTTGCTGATAATAAGGTTCCGAGAAGGCTGGCGACCCCATTTTTTCGCAGCTATCTGAAAGTGACTGAAGGCTGTGATAATCACTGCACCTATTGCATGATTCCGAAAATACGCGGTGATTTGCGGAGCAGAACTGTTCAGGATTTGCTTGTTGAAGCCCAGGCCCTGGAGCAAGGTGGAGTAAAGGAACTTTGCTTGATCGCCCAGGATTTGACGGCCTATGGCTATGATCTCGGTACCGGCGATAATCTTGTTGCTCTGTTGAAGCAGCTCCTTGCAGAAACCAATATTTCCTGGTTACGTCTGCTTTATCTCTATCCCTCTTCTGTTTCAGTTGAACTGCTTGAGCTGATGGCTGAGCAGCCACGTATTGTGCCCTATCTCGATATTCCCTTTCAGCATGTCAGTGATTCTGTTTTGCAAAAAATGGGACGTCGCTACGGGCAGCAGGATTTGGAGCAGCTTGTCAGTATGATCCGTCGAATTGTACCGAACTGTGCCCTGCGTACCACCATGATGGTTGGTTTTCCGGGAGAAACAGAAGAAGATGTGCAAATAATGTTAGATTGTCTGCAGCGATGGCAGTTGGACCACGTAGGTGTTTTTCCCTATGAGGCTGAGCAGGGATCACCTGCGGCTGAATTGCAGGATAAGATAGAAAGGAAGGTCCGGGAAGAACGCTATGTCCGGGTTATGGAGTTGCAGGCAGAAATAAGTACGCAACGTTTGGAGCAGTATGTGGGCAAGAAAGAGCTTGTTTTGGTTGAGGGGATAAGCCGGGAAACAGATCTACTTCTGGAGGGAAGAACTCGATATCAGGCTCCTGATATTGATGGCTGTGTTTTTATCAATGACGGAACAGCGAGCCCCGGTGATATCGTAACTGTTGAAATCACCGAGGCCCATACCTACGATTTAGTTGGTGGAATTATCAGCTAA
- a CDS encoding pseudouridine synthase: protein MERIQKIIAHAGICSRRKAEEYIAQGRVKVDGKAVTQPGLKVDPKQAVITVDGKPLQEEKKMYVLLHKPRGYVTTMSDPQGRPIVTDLLPKIQERLFPVGRLDLDSEGALLLTNDGTLAHQVLHPRFEVKKTYQATVQGFPKKTELKKLEQGIVLDGTKTWPALLRVIKKEKDVTVIEIIIHEGKKRQVRKMFQAIGYPVIRLKRTAYGRLRLENLTEGRYRFLDKNDLKKLFL from the coding sequence ATGGAAAGAATACAAAAAATTATAGCCCACGCAGGAATATGTTCCCGGCGTAAGGCAGAAGAATACATCGCCCAAGGAAGAGTTAAGGTTGATGGCAAAGCAGTCACCCAGCCAGGACTCAAGGTTGATCCCAAGCAGGCCGTTATCACGGTTGATGGCAAGCCCTTGCAGGAAGAAAAAAAAATGTACGTTCTCCTGCACAAACCAAGAGGCTATGTCACAACTATGTCTGACCCCCAAGGTCGCCCCATTGTTACAGATCTTCTCCCGAAAATCCAGGAACGGCTCTTCCCTGTAGGTCGCCTTGACCTGGACAGTGAAGGCGCCCTCCTCCTCACCAATGATGGGACCTTGGCTCACCAAGTCCTTCATCCCCGTTTTGAGGTCAAAAAAACCTATCAGGCAACAGTTCAGGGGTTCCCCAAAAAGACAGAGCTAAAAAAGCTTGAACAAGGTATTGTACTCGACGGTACAAAAACTTGGCCCGCCTTGCTTCGTGTGATAAAAAAAGAGAAAGATGTTACTGTCATTGAGATAATAATCCATGAAGGAAAAAAAAGGCAGGTGCGAAAGATGTTCCAGGCTATAGGTTATCCGGTTATTCGTTTAAAACGAACCGCCTACGGCCGTTTACGACTGGAAAATCTTACAGAAGGAAGATACCGTTTTTTGGATAAAAACGACCTTAAAAAACTTTTTTTGTAA